The following nucleotide sequence is from Syntrophorhabdaceae bacterium.
AGTTTACCTGGTTTAGAAAAGAAAAAGGCATGCAATGGTTTGAACACCCGCAGGAGCTGGACAGGATCATCGGGACGATGTCGGGGTGCGTGGATAGATGGAACTGAAGAACATAATAGAGGCTGTCCTTTTCTCGGCGTCGAGACCTGTGACGGCGAAACAGGTCGCGAAACGGCTTGAGGAATTCCCCCTTGAAGAGATAGAGGAGGCCTTTCGCACGCTTATAGAGGAATATTCCGATCCCCAGCGGTCCGTCGAGATAGCCGAAGTGGCCGGCGGTTTCCAGATGAGGACGAAATTGGCCTACCGCGATTACGTCAAACGTTTTGTTCGGGAAAAAGACGTGGGCCTCTCACGGCCGATGCTCGAGACCCTTTCCATCATTGCCTATAAACAGCCCGTCACAAAAAAGGAGATCGACGTCGTGCGCGGAGTCGATTCGGCCCGGGCCATCAAACACCTCCTGGAAAGAAGGCTTGTCGAGATCGCCGGTCGCAACGGCGACGCGGGAAAGCGCATGGTGTT
It contains:
- the scpB gene encoding SMC-Scp complex subunit ScpB, with the translated sequence MELKNIIEAVLFSASRPVTAKQVAKRLEEFPLEEIEEAFRTLIEEYSDPQRSVEIAEVAGGFQMRTKLAYRDYVKRFVREKDVGLSRPMLETLSIIAYKQPVTKKEIDVVRGVDSARAIKHLLERRLVEIAGRNGDAGKRMVFRTTQRFLEVYGLKGLEDLPTYKEIESLEG